A region of the Gambusia affinis linkage group LG11, SWU_Gaff_1.0, whole genome shotgun sequence genome:
TTCTAGCcaattagctaaaaaaaaaaagatagctGTCTAGCTATCATGTTATCTAGCTTACTTGCTAGGTGGCTAGTTAACTAGTTATGTATTTCTTGTCAATGTATGAAAATAATACAGCATTGACATCACAGTATCAGTATTTGCACAAACAACTGGTTGGATGCATATTTGATAGGCTTTTATATTCCGAGACATTCATCCTCTAATTATCGATTACACataatgcatatgatgcagctctTCAGCAGCTGTGATACTAAAGCTCCCAGAGACTGGTGGAGGCTGTATGGGGGATAAAGGAAGAGTCCGGGAAAACGTGAGTTAATCATTGTTGGAAGTTGCAGTCACAATATTCAGATGCTGTATCGCATTTTAAATTGGCTCCACATATTATGCAGCttgattattttatcaacatgGAAAAAACTGTTGCATTTCTACTTAGAATAATTACGTCATGTTGTGCACTAGTGTTAAAGCTGTCTTACACTGTAACACTTTGAATGTCTAGCATGCTAGGGCAGGAGAGTCTGATTCCAACCCCGTGCCCTGTTCAGTGTTAAGtggcttaaaaataattgaCATTGCTGGGAAAGTAGTCTGGACTAAAGCGAAACCTCCAAAATTCTGTAGGGCTTTCAGAAAGACAAATGGTCAAGACCACTTTAAATCATTCTcaaagataaatataaaatacagagCTGTTAGGGATAACTCAAGACTATTGTGGAGTACAGTACATTTGAGCTgtaattgtaaatgttttaggtCATCTGAACTGAGCATGTCTTATGACAGGATCTTACTGGTCACACTCCACTCCAGATGGTTGGAGTGATCAAAGCTTCAGTCAGCTGTTGTGCGTCAGAAATCAGGAGTGCCAATTGTGGAATTTGTTGTAATGCCGTCTATACATCTGTACCTTTTTGGATGATCAAATGCTACTGATTATAGATCAGTACTGCTACTGACTGAAGGGGGGATCTCCCCTTCCTCACCCCCAATCcagcttcttttgttttaaagcccCTCAGATCTCACCATCGACAGAAACCTCCCAACCCTTTGTTCAAAAACACGACATAGATACAGAGGGAACAAAAGACTGATGGACAACCCTCTCCTTTTTGCTTACTATGTAGGCTACTAGCtgtgaaattattctttttaatgGAAAGAAGAATTTGCAAATGgagtattttaaataaacactaaTCATGTGACAAATACATGCTGTGCTGGTTATTTTTACTCGTaagatgtcaaaaaataaataaataaataaagactgtAAAGTTATGTGGGATGAATAACTGGTATAAAACATCTGGTCCCAGTCACCAACTACAGCTGAGCTGGTATGTGTTCTTTGCTCTTGTAAGTATAataatctcaaaaaaaaaaaaaaatcccataatGTGGCAAAACTCAAATctaactgtttttaatttcacaacaCAAATTTCAGATCCACAGTTAAGTTTATAATTTCCTTTGAAAACACCTGACATTGAAAGCCGAGGTACGGTTAGCTAACTGAACCCAAACACCTGCTGCCCTCCATTCGCGTCGCGTTTGTTCGCACACCAGACAGAGCAGCGGCGTCACACAGCAGGCTGTGAAACGTAACAAACCAGTCATAAAGACTTCAGCCAACAAAAAGACATTAATCAATTTTATCCAcactgtttttttatgtttttttttttccttttaaaataccTTTTAGTTCTTCACTTCATAGACTGGGAGCACTCGGAAAAAGATTTTGTGGATCTTGAGAGGAAGTGAATGATGTgaggaacattttcaaactctgaaaattATCAGCTGAGTAATATTGCAGCATCAGCTCTGTTAATGGTGCCCAaagtatttcagaaaattttaaactgGCTTCTCTGAAATAGCCTTCGATTCAGATTTCGCCAATGTTAGGGGATTGCAGTCGACATTTTTTTGATGCttgttatataaaaataaaattaatgttaagGAGGTTGTTgatttggtagaaaaaaaatataaacatttaagtATTCAGCTAAACCCAACATTATTCACACCCCTGATGGATTTTACTGACTTGTTTGTTAACAATTATAGGAACGTTTTTTATGCAGACTTTTCCATTGTctaaaagtgtgaaaataattttaaaaatgaaataaaccatttttttcaaaactgattttttttaaaacactttcattATCAGAAACAAAATACTTGGTTGAATTAAAAGTACAATGTAAAACCCATATCTACCAcgtgtatgaatacttttgagcTTTATTGTAAATTGTAGACTTGTGTCTAAAATTGTGACGCATCTTGTTGAATCACTGCAAGCTTGTCCAGTGCCGGTGGAAGCAGCAGGTTGCGGAGGTTTGAGGTCGAGTGTTCCTCCTCtagagaaaacacaaagcagcagctcCATCGTGAACAAGTAGGGGGGGCTAAAGACCgagttccttttttttaaattattattatctcGTTGCCTTTGATCATTATTGTCCGTTTCTTCACTCGACACAGACAGAACTGGCACAAAGACACTTTAATGAGTTCACAGAACTAAAGTGGTCATGTTAGAGCGCACTATACAGACGAAACAAGGGAAGTTCCTAGTCACAGTAATAAATTTCCAAGAGCATATTTAGTTTGGATTCACACGGAGCAACACCACTCAAACATCGAGCTACAACATCACATTTATGGACAATTATTTGTTTCCGTGGTCTCTTATACATAGCTTGGCAGTAtgttgttgctttctttttttttttctttttttacagaaacattacgttgttttttcttttctttacaacaaatatttgcagtatgtacaacaataaatatatatttttatttttccagtgcTCAGGAATATCCGATTACCTCAGGGGAGGattgcttgttttaagtgagaGTCAGATTTGGTCAAGTGTCTCAGCTGcagtgcaaaaatataaaatcacttATAGAGATTTTGTCGAGATTCAGAGTCTCAAACGTATGTTTTGCTTTAACTATTATTTCCATACTgtatgcttatatatatataaaaaaaccttttttacgCTCTGAATCTTTTCGTTTAGTATTTACTGTTTATAGTTCATATTTAGGGTAAAATGACACAAACTTATAGTTCTGGTTTCTTGTCCACAATCACAGGTTCTCTAAAATGTTTCGTGTTGCCACACAGTTCATATATGGGACGGAGGGGCTTTCTGATAGATCCCCGATGACAACCCTGTTCGAGTGTGTCCCGTTAAGGCTTCGCTGTACATGGAAGGCGGTGCAGTGACCTTCTGTGGCCAGCAGGGGCAGCATCTGGCCACGAATCTCCTCCAGGACTCCAGAGTTTTTCCCGACCAAATCCAAACTCCGGATGTGATGCCAACCACCAAGCACATGAAGTACTTGAGCATAAAGATGGCGTAGTCCGGGCCCGAGCGCTGGCGCTCCGACAGGCAGGAGCAGGCCAGGGCTCGTTCCCAGCCGGGTCGGTAGTGCTGCTCGTAGACCAGGCATGCCACCACGATGGTGGCGGGGACCGTGTACAGCACTGTGAAAAGCCCAATTCGGATCATCAGTCGCTCCAGTTTGTCCGTCTTGGTGCCACCTTGTTTGATGATGCTCCTGATGCGGAACAAAGAGACAAACCCAGCTAGTAAGAACAGCGAGCCTGTGAAGAGGTAGACCACAAGAGGGGCCAGCACAAACCCCCTCAGATTCTCCAGGCTCTGGTTCCCGACGTAGCAGATTCCAGCCACAGGGTCCCCGTCCACGGAACTGAGAGCGAGGACCACGATCGACTTGATACTCGGGATGAGCCATGCAGCCAGGTGGAAGTACTGCGAGTATCCAGCAATGGCCTCGCTACCCCACTTCATTCCCGCCGCGAGAAACCACGTGAAGGACAACACCACCCACCAGATGGAGCTGGCCATCCCGAAGAAGTACACCAGCAGGAAGACTAGGGTGCAGAGAGCAGGGCCGGAAGCGTCATACAGGATGTGCAGCTGGCTTCCGCCGAGGCCGCTGTAGCCACAAGCCACTCGCTCATGACCTGCAACCAGACGTATGATGAAGCCCAAGGAGACGAAGAGGTAGCAGGCAGCCAGGAAGATGATGGGCCTCTCTGGGTACTTGAACCGCTTCATGTCAATGAGGAAAGTGGCCACGGTGGTCAGCGTGGACATGAAACACAGCACGGACCAGAGTCCGACCCAGAAGCTGGTGAAGGCGCGTTCGTCCGCCGAGAAGTAGGGCAGGTGGCAGGGCTGGGCGCAGTTGGGCAAAGGGCCGGTCTGGACTCTGCCGTAGAGAGCGTGGGACTCCCGCTTGATGGGAACCAGGGGGTCTCTGCAACGGCACTCCCTGTCACACTGCGGTGGGCTGGGAGGTCTGGTTCTGACTTTGGGGGTGGACTTTGGGAACGAAGGGGCCAGAGTGGTGGTCTCGTTGCTGTTCTGGTCCATGCACAGGGTCTCGTCGCCGAGCTGGGGCAGCTGCTCGCAGCTCATCCTCTCAGGCCACTCGAAGCCATATTGGCTCATGAGGGGGGAGCAGCCTCGCTTGGCCCGCTCGCACACGGAGCGGCAGGGAGGTAGCGGCTTCCTGTAGTCCGGCAAGCAGATTGGAGTGTAcatgctgcagaggaagaacAGCAGGTCTGGGGAGCAGCGGATGCGGACCAGGGGCCAGAACTGGTGCACCTCTAGCCCCACTTCCTCCTGGGTGTCGTGATTGAATATATTGGGCATGTATGTCAAGTTGTAACCAATGCCCTTACACATGGGCACTGTAATGGGCTCACAAACCAAGACCTTGGAGGCTCCTGATGTGAAACCGAGAGACCAGAAAACGAAAAGCAGGTACAGCATCAGGCTGTACGGCATGAGTCTCACTGTTGATGCCATGGATGAAGTAAGTCTGTTATCCGGGTATGGCAGAGTCTTTATAccaactgaaataaagaaaggcTCATTTTACCCAAGTTTATGGCTGaaactttatgttttagaaGAGTCAACAGAAGAAAGTTCTGTTCTGAGAGAAAAGACACAAACCAGCCTGTTAAAGGGTAAAATGGATATCTGATGGGAAAACCAGTTGTGCCAGCACGCTGTCAATCATTCACCAGCGCTCCTGCAATCATTACGGAGAAAGTTCATATCCGGCAGTCACGTTCCAATAAATTTAACGACCCTGTAGCATTTCAACCCTCTGCACGTCCTCCAAACATGTCCTGTATGCCAGAAAGAGTCGCATCATCAgtgctgcagttttaaaaaataaaactgaataaaataaaataaagaaaaggatgGTAAGACAGACTGAATAGCTGGTAAATGTGAGCAATATAAATATCCAGAAGTCTCCTCTTTCTGTGCCACGAGGAAACAGGTGAGTAAAATCCACTTGATGCGTTTCCCTCGATGGATTTAATCCGCCCCGCGACTTGAACAACTTCTGAAAAGTGAAGTTTCTGATTCTTCTGAGTGAAAACAGCCAGAGCAgaaatgagcagcagcagcagaagagtcCCTCGGGGCAAAAACTTATCCTGTGCCGTTGGGTTTGTGGCCACGCGCGGATTGCTGCGCTCCCTGCGCCCGAGGACGAAGTGAAGTCCGTCTGAAGCTGCGGCACCTTCTCATCAAACACAGGCTCTGCTGCGTTCACGGCTGTCGGAAATGTCAAAACTCGGCTTGGAGCGCACCCCCGCCTCTGAATGTCACTTGATGTTTTAGTCTAGTTGGACTTAGCTTTAGTTTTTATGTGGTGTCAGTATCGATCGCTGTCTGCATGCCTTGtccatttttaacttttgcacTGCACTCCGTGTTGCATTCAAATGTATGAACGACGTTCTGTAAATCTGACTGATCGACATAAAATAACTTGTTGACATTATGTCAGATAAGTAAACACTATTCAGTCGACCTAATTgctttaaactgaaattaatcagcattttttacatattaatatttgaaacagcaattttttttctcttttttttttaaagttgatgtGTAGCTATATTAATCAGTTCTGTGAGAATAAAAGATGGCAGGactaatttatttgcaaaaaatcacgtaagtttatttttcagatataaaaaaaacccattagcTTATAGAACTTGCTAATGACAGAATCAgcagtttaacaaaaatatatcttcTGTGCCAATATTTTTAGCGGCGTTTATATGTTGTGCTTTCAGCTTTTCATCCCACAAAAATCCTGAATGTTCCTCTTTTTGTATCGTTAGAAAAGAATGATGTCCGCAACCACTTGCTCTGAGGCTTAAATCATATTTCAAATACCTAGCGGTCCGTGAACACATCAGAGAGCATATTATAAAACTTTCTGCTATAGGAGGTCAGAGTTCCCAGAGGAGCCTAAAGGTACCTGACGAGAGTGTCTGACACCTTCACAAACATAGACGGAAAAGGACGCTATTATTTGTAGTTTGGCCCTGCATATCTTGTTTTCTGACAGAAGAAAGtggcattattttttaaatgtattctaATGCAGACTTTGCCAAACTATTTGGTCTGAAACACGAGTTTCCTGAACCAGGAAAGTTTTCTTAGTTGTAGCACATAGATGGTAGTCACACTTTGAGGAAATATGTTACTAGCCAGTTCACCCCTGTCAATCATTGCTGTGCTAGATGCGTTAGCATGGTGCTTTGAAGTCAGTAAATAGATGCTATATGTTATATTTGAGAAACTCCTGCTACCTAATGTGCAATTAGGCCCCAAAGTCACTCATAGACCAGGACGataacatttaaattcaaatgggAAACATGTTTTGCTATGATGCCACTGgtattttgttcagtttatctGTGGAGGTAAATCTTTAAAGCTGGAAGGTCTCCTTATCATCACCCTAATCTTGAGAGCCCTCAGGTTCAAATCGGGACTCCAAAATGCTcccaatcagaaaaaaaaagcatattggTAAAATCAAAAGGATAATTTGAATAAACCATTATTCCTATACATTATTCCTATATGTGACCAACTGTGCACATCTAGAGACTATAAttcaaaatcttttaattttattttattttctatttttgcaaaatGGGATTTTATAAATTGACCATACAGAGATGTGTTTAGGGTTGTTATGTctatgataaatatttaatacacAGTCCTTATTGTCTTGTAACCACATCATTCTTCTTTAAGCTGCTCAAAGGTCTTTTAATGtcgttgtttttttgtttttttgcaatttccCGTTAGAAAAGCAAAACCAACTGCAACACACAAACTTTGTGTTGCAATCATAATTAATATATTGTTAGAGTACCATTAGAGTTCACCttttaaaagagcaaaagatACTTTTGAAACTCTACAAAACATAAGAACTCACATCTACAGCTCTTCACTCAGGTTAAACcagttattaatttattttttaaatagatgaAGCAGTTGTTTGACTTTACTGGTCCTTGAAGAAtgctttggtatttttattagaCGTTACAAAGTTGCATTGATTTAAGATAAGACAAGAAACTCAGATACTTGCCAGTCAATCATGTTTTATaagaaaagaaaggggaaaaaatgaagcaTTTGCTGATCAGGGATCCAGCTTCATTACAAAGATAATGTACAATCGCAGAAAACATGTACAGAAATCAGGGCAAAGACAAAAATCTCccacttttttaaagaaacacatttgaaatattGTCCTATTTCGTCTCCATTTGGTCTAAATAAACCAACAGGAAACAAATGAGTCTGTTCTCATACAATCCTCTGTTTTCTAACAGATTACAGAGGATTTATCTGCGATTCTCTACAAggcaaactgaaagaaaactaaatctgTGGCACTCAGTAACCAAACCTCTGCTCTCTGCGTCTCTCACCGCCGCATGAGACAAAGGTCACAACGCTCTCTTGGGGACAAAGGTCTCCAAaggtgtgtttgcgtgtgtgtgtgtttgagtagtgagggtgtgtgtgttcagCGTATCAGCTAggacaggggtctcaaactcaatttccctgggggccgatggaggtagagtctgggtgaggctgggccgcatcgggttttccacaagaaaagctctcacaaaaacattccaatgttatcaaatgtctttatttttattttttaaacacaaaataagatgaaaaaataaataaattaacaattcataagaaaaaaattaatcagtaataaataaataaaatataataataacacagcagctatagaagactagataaatgtaattattataattcagattcaaatggctgtattaacagttctttaacctttaactttctgaacatgaatggaacattgaacataaactgttatgaatataacagtttataaactgtttataaacagcgcttcctctcgcatagctgagccacatttggcttaagggaggaggcagttgagaccctaagtagagcttgaagatgctcgtcagtaagtctggacctgtacttggacttattgaagttcaaggtagagaagagcttttcgcacaagtatgtgctcccaaaaagacacatggtccgcttgaacatttgggaaagctcagggaagctgggtggcaattctctcaaaaattgcccaagcttgtctgcttttccactcacctccctgaacttggctttgagttcagagtggcactgcgggtcaatgagctccatttgaagcactgtgattggtaagttagttcagctccgcacacaacactgaaaagtgccaatcatatcaaactcgcgggcagtgttggtatagttactttgaaaaagtaactttaatcggactactgattactccttgaaaaagtaacttagttagattactgactacttgatttggaaagtaactaagttacattaaaagtaactttttagttactttcagcagctgctaacaacaacgctctgcctcctgggaaaatcacattgagctttgtcaatacttaattgtcagctattttataatggtaacatcaacaatgtgtctccactgataaggttgaactgaagaggagattgtagaaaaataaaaaacctgagtgatttgtgtggtccactgttgtctggaaaactctaagaaggattttaaagccccccccttccctcccccccagcctccaggttctgcgttacggccctgcatttggtgtcactgcgcacagagctcctcctgcagctcacagctcagatggctgcacagatttgcgacacttatcttagtattaataattagaattaagttgccattataattattggaaactacggacacgttcattcgtggctgttttcacgtttactgcaacacattctcacacccgactcgtcatatattgacgagttgggacgccgtctgaccatgccacttgggcaggttccttcaccgtaaaattttgacgattttgacgatttttgaaggtcgcatgttttacatggattatttacgcgaatggtcctcgcaaacactgccgacacttcaaaacccaaaaattggttaggtttagggcaaaaattacggtaaggcatcaggtaaaaccctTCGCGTCACATATCGACGTGAAAGGGGTACccctcgcgtcaatatgtgacgaggacggaagtcccatgcgtcaatatatgacgagttgggagtgagagtgggttgtttattgcgctgttcatattagtctcgatgtttgtagttttctggagcgcaacgcgaagctcgatgtcattcagaggtaatacagtAACTTGCcgttaacaaagacacagcgggacggatcatctgagaaatgatgaacagggagagactgagtaaaactaccttaatgacgaacaaattctgggatttattatgagtctctgcttatttccaagcccaaatgagcaacttcacgttcaaaaacgagcccaaaaaggcgcaacccgccactcattaaatcggcaagcgactttaaaaaatgaagcccaaagccgcttataataatcggacttggcggcagaatctcaaaatagttccagtttttccaccaacaaaatgctcatctccctccattgtttacatttccgtcgcatagagacgtcggtcactcgacaagacgcgtagaggaaatacgattaaataacaaaagaagatagtaacgcaaaaatgattttgataagtaactgtagtctgactactggatttgaaatagcaacacgttagattactcgttactgaaaaaagtggtccgacgtcagtaacgcattacaaattaacgcgttactgacatcactgctcgcgggccacactaacattacactttcatattaaggtgggggccacaaactatcgtcccgagggccgcagttggcccgcgggccgcgagtctgagacccctgagCTAGGAGGAGGCTACACCTGATCTACCTTTGCTCAGGTCAGTCTGACAGATGAACGTAAACGATGGagagttttgtgtttaaaccccgacttccattcatttctacagcctaaaccccaacccttatcctaaccctaaccattacatacctaaccctaaccaaaactcaattcacaccttagtcctaaatctgacccctgacccaaaaacagctttttccctTGTagtatatgtcaggaaaatggtccccacaaacacacacacacatcagtaCAGACAAGGATGTGTGTGAACATACGTGTGATTACAATGTAGGGATTCTCTCAAGTGCCACGTTTGTTTGACTAAAACGGGAGAGGGAGCAgcagttattgattaatctatCAATCGTTCAGACGGTTGATCAGATTAAAACATTGTCatgttctgcagatttttttctgtaagatcTCATTAGATGcgaacattttattgcctaaaacacaacagaatgGCATTCCTGCAGTGAACAGTGGATCTCTTGTAGCAAAGGacgcatctgcagctaaaacaatacttctaacatcaacatgtgaaaagctcagacaTTTCTGCTTGACATAGCGTCAGTACAGCATACGACTGATCTGATGATACCTTTTTGCATTAACTGATTTGTAATTTGATGGCAAAATGTGCTTAATGTGAGattttctttacagaatttAACAAGATGGAGATAAAACTACGGTACAGGTGACTTGAGTTCTGAgtagaacagatttacagaaaaagaatatatatattttttatcttaggtgcaaaatgtatttattttttgtacaggtttggcttaattactgctctgactgtgttgttctttcaggaaattgccttttttttaaagactctGCACACCCCAGTTAACAATTATGAAATTAGCTAATGATCACTTTAtgatgattaattgtttcagctctaTCGTACACGCACGTCTCCACTTGCTACATCTGAGCTAAACCCTATTTTATTTCAATccttcacatttaatttaaaacatttaagccAAGAGAATCGATCGTTCTGCTTTTTTCAGTCTTGATTATTTCTAACACATCCTTATATTCTGCGCTGACAACAGTCACTTAGAaggctttaaaatatttgtttaagaaataaaaacataaaaagtaaattccACCAATTTAATCCCAGGGTGAGTCAGGTTTTGTTTAGAGAAGaaacatcatgaagaccaatGAGAAAACACCAGGCAAGGTCAGTGGagaagtttcatgcaaaaatatttaaagcaatatCCTAAACCTTGAACGACTTAAAGTCTTTAATTCGTCATCTGAAAGTGGAAAGGATATAGTAAAGCTACAGGGGAATCTAAGATGCATGACAACAGTCTTTTCACAAATCTGGTCCTAATGGAAAAGTGTCAAGAATTAAACACTTGCTGAAATAAACCCATGAAAAGTCACATTCAAGGCGACGTGGTCAGGTGAGGCCAACACTTCACGGGCTTGTGAACGCTTTTCTTCAACAGGAAAGCTAAAGAAATCT
Encoded here:
- the fzd5 gene encoding frizzled-5 isoform X1 — translated: MASTVRLMPYSLMLYLLFVFWSLGFTSGASKVLVCEPITVPMCKGIGYNLTYMPNIFNHDTQEEVGLEVHQFWPLVRIRCSPDLLFFLCSMYTPICLPDYRKPLPPCRSVCERAKRGCSPLMSQYGFEWPERMSCEQLPQLGDETLCMDQNSNETTTLAPSFPKSTPKVRTRPPSPPQCDRECRCRDPLVPIKRESHALYGRVQTGPLPNCAQPCHLPYFSADERAFTSFWVGLWSVLCFMSTLTTVATFLIDMKRFKYPERPIIFLAACYLFVSLGFIIRLVAGHERVACGYSGLGGSQLHILYDASGPALCTLVFLLVYFFGMASSIWWVVLSFTWFLAAGMKWGSEAIAGYSQYFHLAAWLIPSIKSIVVLALSSVDGDPVAGICYVGNQSLENLRGFVLAPLVVYLFTGSLFLLAGFVSLFRIRSIIKQGGTKTDKLERLMIRIGLFTVLYTVPATIVVACLVYEQHYRPGWERALACSCLSERQRSGPDYAIFMLKYFMCLVVGITSGVWIWSGKTLESWRRFVARCCPCWPQKVTAPPSMYSEALTGHTRTGLSSGIYQKAPPSHI
- the fzd5 gene encoding frizzled-5 isoform X2, translating into MASTVRLMPYSLMLYLLFVFWSLGFTSGASKVLVCEPITVPMCKGIGYNLTYMPNIFNHDTQEEVGLEVHQFWPLVRIRCSPDLLFFLCSMYTPICLPDYRKPLPPCRSVCERAKRGCSPLMSQYGFEWPERMSCEQLPQLGDETLCMDQNSNETTTLAPSFPKSTPKVRTRPPSPPQCDRECRCRDPLVPIKRESHALYGRVQTGPLPNCAQPCHLPYFSADERAFTSFWVGLWSVLCFMSTLTTVATFLIDMKRFKYPERPIIFLAACYLFVSLGFIIRLVAGHERVACGYSGLGGSQLHILYDASGPALCTLVFLLVYFFGMASSIWWVVLSFTWFLAAGMKWGSEAIAGYSQYFHLAAWLIPSIKSIVVLALSSVDGDPVAGICYVGNQSLENLRGSIIKQGGTKTDKLERLMIRIGLFTVLYTVPATIVVACLVYEQHYRPGWERALACSCLSERQRSGPDYAIFMLKYFMCLVVGITSGVWIWSGKTLESWRRFVARCCPCWPQKVTAPPSMYSEALTGHTRTGLSSGIYQKAPPSHI